GGCGGACGTCGGTGGCCGAGACCGCCGCGCCGAGGCGCCGCGCCGTCGCAATCGCCTGAAGACCCGCAACGCCGGCGCCCATGACGAAGACCTTGGCGGCCGGCACGGTGCCGGCAGCCGTCATCATCATCGGCATGGCGCGGTCATAGACCGCCGCCGCCTCGATGACCGCCTGGTAGCCGGCGAGATTGGCCTGGGATGAAAGCACGTCCATGGACTGGGCGCGGGTAATGCGCGGCATCAGCTCCATCGCGAAGGCCGAAAGTCCGGCACTTGCCAGAGCTGCGATGGCTTCGTCATTGCCATAGGGATCCATGATGGCGATGACCACGGCGCCACTTTTATAGCCTGCGATTTCGTGTTCGCTCGGGCGGCGCACCTTCAGCACGACGTCGGCCGAGGCAGCATCGGCAAAACTGCCGATCCTGGCGCCAGCTGCCTCGAACTCTCCGTCCGGAATGCGCGAAGCCGCACCGGCACCGGCTTCGACGACAACGTCAAAGCCGAAACTCTTCATTTTTTTCACGGTCTCGGCGGAGGCCGCGACACGCGTCTCCTCGCCCACAATTTCCCTTGCAACGAAAACGATATTGCCCAACTGCCCCCTCCTCCGGGTCAGCCGGACCGCCGCAGGCTTTCCTGCGCGGGCCAAGCACCTAAAGCATGTCGTCGTGCAAAACTATACGGCGCTTTGCGATAACGACATGCGCAAAAATAACGACCTGAAGCGCGTGGAGCGGATCTGAAAGATCGCGACGCGCTTTAGTCACAAAGTTTCGGAGAAGCCCCTCCTCCCCTTGCTGCGATCAGCGGAACAGGAAGATGCCAATGGCGAGAAGAATGATGAAGACGAAGAGGCCGCCAAGGAGGCCGGCGCCGCCGAAGAAACCGGCGGTCATCGCAAGCAGGAGGCAGATGAGAAGCATCGAGCCGTATTTCGCGGCAGCAATGAACATGTCGTAGGTGTTTTCATGTTCCTTGTAATCCATCGGCGCGCCGGTCTCGACCGGTCCGGTATGATGTTCGGCCATAAATATCGTCTCCCTGAAATGCCTCTGCGCTGCCTGATTCCCCCGCCCCGCGAGGGAAGTCCCTGCCTGCAGGAATTACACAATGACAGGCGAAAGCGCAATGCATGAGAATGCCGCAGCTAATGCATGTCGCCGGGAAGTGTGCAGCGGTTCCGGGACAACGACATGCATAAAACAAAGGCTTAAAGCGCGTCGCATGAATCAAATTTGATACGACGCGCTTTAGGCTTCAAAACCAGCTATTTCCAGGCGGCAAAAGCATGAGGGGCGACGACTGCGGATATTGTTGCCGCCCTCATTGTTCTCACTCAGATGCTAGCCCGGTGAGAGAAGAAGAAATCAGAGCGGCAGGTCGGTGCCGAGTTCGCCTTGCGGCACGAAGCGCGCCGTCGGAATGATGGTGAGCGGCGGCAATGTGTCGTTGGGATTGCGCGAAAACATCATGCGTTGCTCGCTGGCGCTGGAGATGAAGAAGGGGTAGCGCGTCAACAGCTTGCGCCCGACCTCGATCACATTCGTCGCCATCAACGTCACGTCAACCCCGTAACTCTCCGCCAGTCGGCCCGGCACAATGGTATCGGCATAGAAAACCCGCTTATAGAAGGCGGCATGTGGGGGCCGGACGGACTGAAGAACGCGGTCCGCCCTGAAATACGCTGCCGCAACGATGGTCGGCCGCAGCGTCAGATAGGGAACCCAGGGCAGATCGGCGGTGAGCTCGGGATCGGCCGCGAAACGCGCGGGGTCGATCAAGGTCAGCCCGGCGTCCAAAAGCTCATCCATCGCCTCGGGAAAGGCCTCTCCGGACCGACTGATACGGTGCTCGGGTGTCACATAATGAACCCGGATGGTGCTGACCAATTCCCCATAATAATACAGGCCGAAGATATAGGCATGGCTGTCGAAATCGACATCATCCAATAGGCCTCCCGGGGCAAGCGACAGCGCGTCGTGGGCCTTGTAGGCCTTGTAGCGCAGGCGTTCCACCTGCTCCATGTCTTCGCTGCTTTCGACGCGGCGATACTCGACATGATCCAAAACTTCCAAAATTTTCGCGCTGAAATCGCTACGCTTGAACAGTGTCTCTGACATTTTCTCGATCCGCTCGTTAACGGATCATTAATCATATGCCGGCGAGATTTAGGCAAGAAAATCCGATAATTCGGGCCGTTTATAAAGTATTAAGGTTAACGGCGCGGAGGATTGTCAGCGGAAAAGCGGCCGTAGCAGAGCGCTCAGGCGACCTTGTTGCGCCGACGCTGAACGGGGCGGCGGCCGATGCCCTGCTGCAATAGCGGGATATTCTGGGAAGGCACCGGCTGAGAGAAAACATAGCCTTGCACCAGATCAGTGCTGCGGTGCTTGTTGAGCAGAGCGAGCTGCTCTTCGGTCTCGACCCCCTCGATGACGATCTTCAGCCCCAGTTCGCGGGCGAGATGGACCGTACCGCGCAGGAGCTTGTGGCGGCGGTTATCCTCGACGATGTTGCGGACGAAGGAGCGGTCGATCTTGACGATATCAAGCGGCAGCGTGTCGAGATAGCTGAGGCTGGAGAAGCCAGTCCCGAAATCATCGATCGCGATGGTGATGCCGCGGGCCCTGAGCTCCGCCAGAATGGCGCGCACCGCCGCCGGCTCGTCGATCAGGCAGCTTTCGGTGACCTCGAGATGCAGCCGCGCCGAATCGAGGCCGGAATGGGCAAGCGCATCGGCGACGACCTGGAGAATGTCGGCATCCCTGAGGTCCCGCGCCGAAAGGTTGACCGAGACGGCAATATGGTCCGGCCAGTTCATGCATTCGCTGCATGCCTTGAACAGGACGAAGCGGGTGATGTCCGAGATGATGCCCATATCCTCGGCGAGCCGGATGAAGACATCGGGCGGGATCAAGCCCTTCTCCGGATGCACCCAGCGCGCCAACGCCTCGGCGCATTCGATCCGCGAACCATCGGCCCGGAACATCGGCTGGAAGACGAGATGCAGCGCCTGCGCCGAAACCGCATCGCGCAGATCCGCCTTCAGCTTCTGCTGCTCGATATAGCGGCCATCCATCTCCCGCTCGAAGCCTGATATGCCGCCCTTGAAGCGCGACTTGCTTTCGAACAGGGCAAGATCCGCCTTGACGCTCCATTCGTCCATCGCGAACGCGGTACTTTCGAGGATCGCGTAGCCGGCGCTGAGCGAGACGAGGAAGGTCAGCTCATCGACCTCGTAATGACCCTGGATCGCGGCGTGCACGCGGCGGATCTCGACGTCGAGCAAGGCCGGGTCCTTCGCGTGCGGGAAGAACAGGATGAACTGGTCGCCCATCAGCCGGCCGAGAATGGCGTTGCCGGAGGCCTGCTTGACGCGTGCGGCGATAGCGCAGAGCAGATGATCGCCGGTGATATGGCCGCGCATGTCGTTGACATGTTTGAATTCGTCGATATCGAGAACCATGAAGCCGAGCGGCCCGGACTTCCTTTGATGTTTGGCGAGATAGTCCTGCACCAGCTGCCCGAAATATTCCCGGTTCGGCAGGCCGGTCAGCGCATCGAAGCGGACCATGTGCATGATCTTCTGCTCCGCCTTCACGCGGCTCGAAACGTCCTCGAAAATCAGTACGGCGCCGCCGTCAGCCCTTCGGCTGGCAGAGAATTCCAGAGACAGGCCCTCGGGAAAATGAATGAGGGTGCGCGACAGGTTGCCTTCGGCGACCTGGGTGAGCTGGCGCAGGATGAGCTCCGGCTGCGAGGCGTCCATGAAACTGTAGCGCGCGCCGTAACGCAGGACGGCGCCGAGGTCGCGGTCCTTCAGCCGCTCCGGCGCGCCTATCTTCAGAAGCTCGCAGGCCTTGCGATTGACGACCTGGATACGGTTTTCGGCATCGACCATGACCAGGCCATGCGGCATGTTGTTGAGCGCTGTATCGAAGCGGTCGGCGATGATGGTGATTTCCCGGCGCGCGATGACATTCTCATAAAGGAACTCGCGCACACCGTTCGCCATGGCTCGCGTCGTCAGCCAGAAGGGAATGAGGAAGATCGACAGCAGGCCGCGATATAAATCCATAGCCAGCAGGCTGCAGACGATCATCGGCAGGCAGCAGAAGAACGTCTGGAGATCGACTGCGAAGCGTGAGCCGTAGTTGCGGCCGACGACGGAAACCATGGTCGCCATGGTGACGGAAATGCAGGCAAGTTCGGCAAAGGAATCGTGCACGACGAAGATGGCGTAGCCGCTGGCAAAGCCAAGCAGGGCGGTGGTGCAAGCCCCACTGGCGACCAGAATCCGCTCCCAGCGCTCGATTCCGGCATGCGACAAGCTCTCCTTGTCGACACGATCGAACCGTCGGAAGATGGCCATGCGAACGCTGAAAACCAGAAGAAAGGCAACCGACAGCGGAATATAGACGGAGGATTGCGTTTTGGCGGCCACGGCAAGGCACGTAGCAATATGCACGATCACGCCAACAAAAAGCGTCATGCGGTTCCCGGACAGGGAACTCACAAACGACAGATAGACATCTAAAGGGACCCTGTTCGGGTTATCTGGCTTCATCCACACTTTCCCTGTGCGCGGGAATTCTAAGCCCAACCCTTTAAAAATTGATTTCAATGGAATCAAACATTTGGTCAAATTTTCTAAAACCACAGGATGAACAGCACAGCCTACGCGCGTTATTGCAGCCTTATGGCGAGATTATTGAAATATTCGTCCACGCCTGGGTTGTTGAAATATTCGGCGGTCATATCGGCCAACCGGCGCATCTAAGACTATACTCCAACGCCAGGCATTTATCCTTCCAATTTCAAAGGCCGTGGTCTACATCGATTGCAAGAGGGAAAACTGCTGGAAAACCGGCAGGACAAGAACAAGGGGAGGCGAATGTCGGTATTCCTGGCCGCCAGTCGGCTGATCGACCGGGTCAGCCGCGTCATGGGCAAAATTTCCGAATATATGGTGCTGCTCTGCTGTCTGATCAGCGCCGGAAACGCCATCGTCCGTTATGCCTTCAACTACAGTTCGAACGGCTGGCTTGAGATTCAATGGTATCTCTTCGCCTTCGTCGTCATGCTCGGCGCCTCGCATGCGCTGCGCAACAACGAGCATGTCCGCGTCGATCTGATCTATGGTTCGGTTTCCGACAAGGCGAAGATCTGGATCGACATCGTCGGCCTGATCCTCTTCCTCATCCCCGTCTGCGTCTTCCTCACCTGGGTCTGCTGGCCCTTCTTTGCGCTTTCTTACCAACAGGGAGAAATCTCGGGCAATGCCGGCGGGCTGATCCGCTGGCCCGTCAAGCTGGTGCTCGTCGCCGGTTTCGCGCTGCTTTCCCTTCAGGGCGTTTCCGAACTGATCAAGCGGATCGCAGCCATTACCGGCCATATCAGCATCGACATGACCTACGAAAAGCCGCTGCAGTAACGCGGGCTGGGAGAAACACATTTGTTTGATTTCGGTATCATCCCGCCGGCGATGTTCCTGGGCATGGTCATCTTCATGCTCTACGGCTTCCCGGTCGCTTTTTCGCTTGCCGCCGTCGGCCTGTTGTTCGGCATCATCGGCATCGTCACCGGCCATTTTGGCGAAGTCTTTCTGCAGGCGCTGCCGCTGCGCTTCTTCGGCATCATTTCCAACGACCTCCTGCTCGCCATCCCCTTCTTCACTTTCATGGGTGCGGTGCTGGAGCGCTGCGGGCTGGCCGAAGACCTGCTCGAAGGCACTGGCAAACTCTTCGGTGGCATACCCGGCGGCCTCGCCTATGCCGTCATCCTCGTTGGCGCGGTGCTCGGCGCAATCACCGGCACGGTGGCCGCCTCCGTCATCACCATGGGGGTGATCTCGCTGCCGATCATGCTGCGCTACGGCTACAACCCACGCCTTGCCACCGGCGTCATCGCCGCCTCGGGCACGATCACCCAGGTCATCCCGCCCTCGCTCGTGCTCGTCGTTCTTGCCGATCAGCTCGGCAGGTCGGTCGGCGATATGTATCTGGGCGCGATCGGCCCTTCGATCCTGCAGGTGACGATCTTCGTGCTCTTCATCCTGGTGATGTCGATCATCCGGCCGAAATCGATGCCGCCGCTGCCGAAAGAGGTGCGCGGCGATTTCAACTGGGCACTGCTCATCAAGGTGCTGATGGGCATGGTGCCCTCGATCGTGCTGATCTTCCTGGTGCTCGGCACGATCTTCATGGGCCTTGCGACACCGACGGAAGCAGGCGCGCTTGGCGTCGTCGGCGCCATGGCGCTCGCCGCCTTGCATCGCCGCCTCACCTGGCCGCTGATCCGCGAGGCGATGGCATCGACCACGCACATCACATCCATGGTGGTGATGATCCTGATCGGCTCCACCTGTTTCAGCCTGGTGTTTCAGGGCATGGACGGCTCGCGCTGGATCGAGCATATGCTGTCGGGCATTCCCGGCGGCCCGGTCGGTTTTCTGATCTTCGTCAACATCTTCATCTTCGTGCTCGCCTTCTTCCTCGATTTCTTCGAGATCGCCTTCATCGTCATCCCGATGCTCGCCCCCGTCGCCTCCAGTCTCGGCATCGATCTGATCTGGTTCGGCGTGCTGAT
This Rhizobium sp. NZLR1 DNA region includes the following protein-coding sequences:
- a CDS encoding Re/Si-specific NAD(P)(+) transhydrogenase subunit alpha, with protein sequence MGNIVFVAREIVGEETRVAASAETVKKMKSFGFDVVVEAGAGAASRIPDGEFEAAGARIGSFADAASADVVLKVRRPSEHEIAGYKSGAVVIAIMDPYGNDEAIAALASAGLSAFAMELMPRITRAQSMDVLSSQANLAGYQAVIEAAAVYDRAMPMMMTAAGTVPAAKVFVMGAGVAGLQAIATARRLGAAVSATDVRPAAKEQVASLGAKFIAVEDEEFKAAETAGGYAKEMSADYQAKQAALVAEHIAKQDIVITTALIPGRAAPRLVSRAMLAAMKPGAIAVDLAVERGGNIEGVVAGEIADVDGVRVIGFANMPGRVAASASALYAKNLATFLETMVNKESRSVVVNLDDELVKATMLTYAGDVVHPAFGGAKKGDL
- a CDS encoding aa3-type cytochrome c oxidase subunit IV yields the protein MAEHHTGPVETGAPMDYKEHENTYDMFIAAAKYGSMLLICLLLAMTAGFFGGAGLLGGLFVFIILLAIGIFLFR
- a CDS encoding EAL domain-containing protein; this encodes MKPDNPNRVPLDVYLSFVSSLSGNRMTLFVGVIVHIATCLAVAAKTQSSVYIPLSVAFLLVFSVRMAIFRRFDRVDKESLSHAGIERWERILVASGACTTALLGFASGYAIFVVHDSFAELACISVTMATMVSVVGRNYGSRFAVDLQTFFCCLPMIVCSLLAMDLYRGLLSIFLIPFWLTTRAMANGVREFLYENVIARREITIIADRFDTALNNMPHGLVMVDAENRIQVVNRKACELLKIGAPERLKDRDLGAVLRYGARYSFMDASQPELILRQLTQVAEGNLSRTLIHFPEGLSLEFSASRRADGGAVLIFEDVSSRVKAEQKIMHMVRFDALTGLPNREYFGQLVQDYLAKHQRKSGPLGFMVLDIDEFKHVNDMRGHITGDHLLCAIAARVKQASGNAILGRLMGDQFILFFPHAKDPALLDVEIRRVHAAIQGHYEVDELTFLVSLSAGYAILESTAFAMDEWSVKADLALFESKSRFKGGISGFEREMDGRYIEQQKLKADLRDAVSAQALHLVFQPMFRADGSRIECAEALARWVHPEKGLIPPDVFIRLAEDMGIISDITRFVLFKACSECMNWPDHIAVSVNLSARDLRDADILQVVADALAHSGLDSARLHLEVTESCLIDEPAAVRAILAELRARGITIAIDDFGTGFSSLSYLDTLPLDIVKIDRSFVRNIVEDNRRHKLLRGTVHLARELGLKIVIEGVETEEQLALLNKHRSTDLVQGYVFSQPVPSQNIPLLQQGIGRRPVQRRRNKVA
- a CDS encoding TRAP transporter small permease subunit, producing MSVFLAASRLIDRVSRVMGKISEYMVLLCCLISAGNAIVRYAFNYSSNGWLEIQWYLFAFVVMLGASHALRNNEHVRVDLIYGSVSDKAKIWIDIVGLILFLIPVCVFLTWVCWPFFALSYQQGEISGNAGGLIRWPVKLVLVAGFALLSLQGVSELIKRIAAITGHISIDMTYEKPLQ
- a CDS encoding TRAP transporter large permease subunit, with protein sequence MFDFGIIPPAMFLGMVIFMLYGFPVAFSLAAVGLLFGIIGIVTGHFGEVFLQALPLRFFGIISNDLLLAIPFFTFMGAVLERCGLAEDLLEGTGKLFGGIPGGLAYAVILVGAVLGAITGTVAASVITMGVISLPIMLRYGYNPRLATGVIAASGTITQVIPPSLVLVVLADQLGRSVGDMYLGAIGPSILQVTIFVLFILVMSIIRPKSMPPLPKEVRGDFNWALLIKVLMGMVPSIVLIFLVLGTIFMGLATPTEAGALGVVGAMALAALHRRLTWPLIREAMASTTHITSMVVMILIGSTCFSLVFQGMDGSRWIEHMLSGIPGGPVGFLIFVNIFIFVLAFFLDFFEIAFIVIPMLAPVASSLGIDLIWFGVLICVNMQTSFMHPPFGFALFYLRSIAGKDVKTSDIYIGALPWVGMQLILVAIVIFWPQSVTYWLDHGPKVDPNSIKIEVPGFGGQLGLPPLGGGNGSPQIPGLTLPPLGLPQAPPLPAK